The following are encoded in a window of bacterium genomic DNA:
- a CDS encoding TRAP transporter TatT component family protein: MMRKLLLGLALALGVLGGAWAQETQELLERADALWPKRGDLAKLKESMDLYQKVLEKDPISVEALWRLSRACWWLGTHSPEDEKLAALEKGIEYGKKAVLLQDDCAPCHYWLGVNYGVYGEAKGVLKSLSLVEPIKEEMNKVIQLDPGFMHGGAYRILGRMAYKLPWFAGGSKKESVEHLKKALEYGPKSILTRVFLAETYLAMDEKELARKELEWCVSMPEPADPGDREDRKKALKLYQENFR; this comes from the coding sequence ATGATGCGCAAGCTATTGCTGGGCCTGGCTTTGGCCTTGGGAGTGTTAGGTGGTGCATGGGCACAGGAGACCCAGGAGCTCTTGGAGAGGGCAGATGCCCTTTGGCCCAAGAGAGGGGACCTGGCGAAACTCAAGGAGAGCATGGATTTGTACCAGAAGGTCTTGGAGAAGGATCCCATAAGCGTGGAAGCCTTGTGGAGGCTCTCCAGGGCCTGCTGGTGGTTGGGCACTCACAGTCCCGAAGATGAGAAGCTGGCTGCCTTGGAGAAGGGCATAGAGTACGGCAAGAAAGCAGTGCTTCTCCAGGATGACTGTGCTCCTTGCCACTATTGGCTGGGGGTAAACTACGGAGTATACGGAGAAGCCAAAGGGGTTCTCAAGAGTCTTTCCCTGGTGGAGCCCATCAAGGAGGAGATGAACAAGGTGATCCAGTTGGATCCTGGATTCATGCACGGAGGCGCCTACAGAATTCTGGGAAGAATGGCCTACAAGCTGCCTTGGTTTGCCGGAGGAAGCAAGAAGGAGTCTGTGGAGCACCTGAAAAAGGCCCTGGAATACGGTCCCAAGAGCATCCTGACCCGGGTTTTTCTTGCGGAGACCTATCTGGCCATGGACGAGAAGGAGCTGGCCAGAAAGGAACTGGAGTGGTGTGTCAGCATGCCCGAGCCTGCGGATCCAGGCGACAGGGAGGACAGGAAAAAGGCCTTGAAGCTTTATCAGGAAAATTTTCGCTAA
- a CDS encoding acetyl-CoA C-acetyltransferase: MSEVVIVSAVRTAIGSFGGTLREVPASRLGSIVIAEAVRRAGLSTGDVEEVIMGNVLQAGQGQNPARQAAMGAAIPQETPSFTVNKVCASGLKAVILAAQAIALGDAKVVVAGGMENMSMTPYAVPKARWGERMGNDQFLDLMIHDGLWEIFHGYHMGVTAENVAKKYSISREEQDRFGLASQQKAKSAIEQGRFKEEVVPVEIPQKKGAPLIFDTDEHPRDTSMEKLAALKPAFIPDGTVTAGNASGINDSAAALVLMSAETARARGLKPLARIRSYASAGVEPALMGTGPIPATRKALQKASLEVKDLDVIELNEAFASQSLACIKELGLDMEKVNPNGGAIALGHPIGASGARILVTLLYEMRRRQARLGLAALCIGGGQGCALIVESP; encoded by the coding sequence ATGTCAGAGGTTGTTATCGTCAGCGCTGTTCGCACCGCCATAGGCAGCTTCGGCGGAACTCTTAGGGAAGTGCCCGCTTCGCGCCTGGGCTCCATAGTGATAGCCGAGGCAGTGCGCAGGGCCGGCCTTTCCACAGGGGATGTGGAAGAGGTCATAATGGGAAATGTGCTCCAAGCAGGCCAGGGCCAGAACCCTGCCAGACAGGCAGCCATGGGAGCCGCAATACCCCAGGAGACCCCTTCTTTCACCGTGAACAAGGTGTGTGCATCAGGGCTAAAGGCTGTGATCCTGGCAGCCCAGGCCATAGCCCTGGGGGATGCCAAGGTGGTTGTGGCAGGGGGCATGGAAAACATGAGCATGACTCCTTACGCTGTTCCCAAGGCCCGATGGGGGGAGCGCATGGGTAATGACCAGTTCCTGGACCTGATGATCCATGACGGGCTTTGGGAGATTTTTCACGGTTACCACATGGGAGTGACCGCCGAAAACGTGGCCAAGAAATACAGCATAAGCCGGGAAGAGCAGGACCGATTCGGTCTGGCCAGCCAGCAGAAGGCCAAAAGCGCCATTGAGCAGGGGCGCTTCAAAGAGGAAGTGGTGCCGGTGGAGATTCCCCAGAAAAAGGGAGCTCCTTTGATTTTCGATACGGACGAGCACCCCAGGGATACCTCCATGGAAAAGCTGGCAGCCCTCAAACCAGCCTTTATTCCGGACGGAACGGTAACGGCCGGCAACGCCTCTGGCATAAATGACAGCGCTGCTGCCTTGGTGCTCATGTCCGCCGAAACGGCTAGGGCGAGGGGTCTTAAACCTCTGGCCAGAATTCGCTCCTATGCCTCTGCCGGGGTTGAGCCAGCTTTGATGGGCACAGGACCCATACCAGCTACCCGAAAGGCCTTGCAGAAGGCCTCCCTGGAAGTGAAGGACCTGGATGTCATAGAGCTAAACGAGGCCTTTGCATCCCAGTCCCTGGCTTGCATCAAGGAATTGGGCCTGGACATGGAAAAGGTGAATCCCAATGGAGGGGCCATAGCCCTGGGCCATCCCATAGGAGCCAGCGGCGCAAGGATTCTGGTCACCCTTCTATACGAGATGAGGCGAAGACAGGCCCGACTCGGCCTGGCCGCTCTGTGCATAGGTGGAGGCCAGGGCTGCGCCCTGATAGTGGAAAGCCCCTGA
- a CDS encoding cupin domain-containing protein, translating to MDAKTKGKKLRATKRVRAPEPHDYLTDPSILTPGLKKEPPPRTLGQRIGSIRKEKGLSLEDLASRTGMDMELLSRIESDQYTPPLGELIRLGKALETKMGVFIAPSAPAPYTIVRSHQRKKIARFASGTKRKHGYDYESLAPEKGDRAMEPFLVTLHPTDVQEMSTHDGQEFIYVLEGSMEARLGDKVEILEAGDAIYYDSTQPHLVKCHGKGPTRILAVLYTESR from the coding sequence ATGGATGCAAAGACCAAGGGCAAGAAGTTGCGGGCCACAAAAAGGGTGAGAGCCCCAGAGCCCCACGACTATCTGACCGATCCCTCGATTCTGACCCCGGGTCTGAAGAAGGAGCCTCCTCCCAGAACCCTGGGCCAGCGCATAGGAAGCATCCGAAAGGAAAAGGGCTTATCCCTGGAGGATTTGGCCAGCCGCACAGGCATGGACATGGAGCTTTTATCCCGTATCGAGAGTGACCAGTACACTCCCCCCTTGGGAGAGCTGATCCGGCTGGGCAAGGCCCTTGAGACCAAGATGGGGGTTTTCATAGCGCCATCTGCCCCAGCCCCTTACACCATAGTGCGATCCCACCAGAGAAAGAAAATCGCCAGATTCGCCTCCGGCACCAAGAGGAAACATGGTTACGACTACGAGTCTCTGGCCCCGGAGAAGGGTGATCGGGCCATGGAGCCATTCTTGGTGACCCTCCATCCCACGGATGTCCAGGAGATGTCCACGCATGACGGCCAGGAGTTCATTTACGTGCTGGAAGGGAGCATGGAGGCTCGCCTAGGTGACAAGGTGGAGATCCTAGAGGCAGGAGACGCCATCTATTACGACTCGACTCAGCCTCATCTGGTCAAGTGCCACGGCAAGGGTCCTACCAGAATTCTGGCTGTGCTCTACACGGAATCCCGATGA
- a CDS encoding acetate--CoA ligase family protein, with translation MKNEVAKILERAQERGQKALSEYESKLVLKSYGIPVTKEELVQDLEGAKKAAQAIGYPVVLKACSHELTHKTEKGLIEVGIRDQGDLEEAFRRLSQATQGMDAQYLVQEMVKGARELVIGMTRDPQFGPCVMFGLGGIFTEILRDVSFRVAPIQKRDAFEMMEEIKGKKILEAIRGMEAVDRELLAQSLVALGDLGMEQEHIQEVDVNPMIIRGRSPVAVDALVVLAKP, from the coding sequence ATGAAAAATGAAGTGGCAAAGATACTGGAAAGGGCCCAAGAAAGGGGACAGAAGGCCCTCTCGGAATATGAGAGCAAGCTGGTCCTGAAATCATATGGAATTCCAGTTACCAAAGAAGAGCTGGTGCAGGACCTGGAAGGGGCCAAGAAGGCAGCCCAGGCAATAGGATATCCCGTTGTCCTCAAAGCCTGTTCCCATGAGCTGACCCACAAGACAGAAAAGGGTCTCATAGAGGTGGGCATAAGGGACCAGGGAGATCTGGAAGAAGCTTTTAGGAGGCTTAGCCAAGCCACACAGGGGATGGATGCCCAATACCTGGTACAGGAAATGGTAAAGGGAGCCAGGGAACTGGTCATAGGCATGACAAGGGATCCCCAATTTGGGCCTTGTGTGATGTTCGGTTTGGGTGGGATATTCACGGAGATCCTAAGAGATGTTTCCTTCAGGGTGGCGCCCATCCAGAAAAGGGATGCCTTTGAAATGATGGAGGAGATCAAGGGCAAGAAGATCCTGGAGGCCATAAGGGGCATGGAGGCCGTGGACAGGGAGTTACTGGCTCAGAGTCTCGTGGCCCTGGGGGATCTGGGCATGGAGCAGGAGCACATCCAGGAGGTAGATGTAAACCCCATGATCATAAGGGGCAGGAGCCCGGTGGCAGTGGATGCCCTGGTGGTGCTTGCCAAGCCATGA
- a CDS encoding acyl-CoA dehydrogenase family protein → MCFDLTEEQNLIRQAVREFAENEIAPVARELDEREEFSPELTRKMAEMGLLGCFVSEKYGGSNIGYVSYIIAVEELARVDGSQAATIAAGNSLGIGPIYYYGNEQQKESWLPRLCKGEILAAFGLTEPNAGSDAGGSQTHAELQGDHWVINGSKIFITNSACEMTGVVVVQAVTGVRQDGKREISCILVPSGAEGFKAVAMKGKMMWRASNTGQLFFEDCRVPAENLLGRRGDGFHQMLATLDGGRLSIGAMGLGGAQGAFEMALKYANTRVQFGRTIGSFQAIAFKLANMATEIELARNLLYKACWLRENERPFAKEAAMAKLYCSEVMGRVVDQAVQIHGGYGLMKEYNIERFYRDHKLLEIGEGTSEIQRIVIARNIGVQGRAM, encoded by the coding sequence TTGTGCTTCGATCTCACCGAGGAACAGAACCTTATTCGCCAGGCAGTGCGGGAGTTCGCGGAAAACGAGATCGCACCCGTGGCCCGCGAGCTGGACGAGCGTGAGGAGTTCTCCCCTGAGCTCACGCGCAAGATGGCAGAGATGGGCCTCTTGGGCTGCTTCGTGTCCGAAAAGTACGGGGGATCCAACATAGGATATGTCTCTTACATAATAGCCGTGGAGGAACTGGCCAGGGTAGACGGCTCCCAAGCAGCCACCATTGCAGCAGGAAACTCCCTGGGCATAGGCCCCATCTATTACTACGGAAACGAGCAGCAGAAAGAATCCTGGCTTCCGAGGCTGTGCAAGGGGGAAATTCTGGCCGCCTTCGGCCTTACAGAACCCAATGCTGGTTCAGATGCCGGGGGCTCCCAGACCCATGCCGAGCTCCAGGGAGACCATTGGGTCATAAATGGGAGCAAGATCTTCATCACCAATTCCGCCTGCGAAATGACCGGGGTGGTTGTGGTCCAGGCAGTAACTGGTGTGAGGCAGGACGGCAAGAGAGAGATCAGCTGTATTCTGGTGCCTTCAGGAGCCGAAGGTTTCAAGGCCGTTGCCATGAAGGGAAAGATGATGTGGAGGGCCTCCAACACCGGCCAGCTCTTCTTCGAGGACTGCCGGGTTCCGGCAGAAAACCTGCTGGGCCGGCGCGGAGACGGTTTTCATCAGATGCTGGCCACCCTGGATGGGGGGCGGCTCAGCATCGGGGCCATGGGCCTGGGAGGGGCCCAGGGAGCCTTTGAGATGGCCCTGAAATATGCTAACACCCGTGTGCAATTCGGAAGAACCATAGGCTCCTTTCAGGCCATTGCCTTCAAGCTGGCCAACATGGCAACCGAGATAGAGCTTGCCAGGAACCTGCTTTACAAGGCATGCTGGCTGAGGGAAAATGAAAGGCCGTTCGCCAAGGAAGCCGCCATGGCCAAGCTTTACTGCTCAGAGGTCATGGGGCGGGTGGTGGATCAGGCCGTCCAGATCCACGGCGGTTACGGGCTCATGAAAGAATACAACATCGAGCGGTTTTACAGGGATCACAAGCTTCTGGAGATCGGCGAGGGCACCTCCGAGATCCAGCGAATAGTCATAGCCAGAAACATAGGCGTGCAGGGAAGAGCCATGTGA
- a CDS encoding cobalamin B12-binding domain-containing protein — MSQERKVRIMVAKPGLDGHDRGAKVIARGFRDAGFEVIYTGLHQTPEQIVNAAIQEDVDAIGLSSLAGAHNRHFLEVLELLEQKGAGDIAVFGGGIIPKEDIAKLKQAGVKEIFTPGTPVEETVEWVRQNIRPRGNRQKD; from the coding sequence ATGTCGCAGGAGCGGAAGGTTCGCATAATGGTGGCGAAACCTGGCCTGGATGGCCATGATCGGGGAGCAAAGGTCATAGCGCGCGGGTTCAGGGATGCTGGTTTCGAGGTCATTTACACGGGCCTTCACCAAACCCCCGAGCAAATAGTGAACGCTGCCATACAGGAGGATGTGGACGCCATAGGCCTCAGCTCTCTGGCCGGAGCCCACAACCGTCACTTTCTGGAGGTACTGGAGCTGCTTGAGCAGAAAGGCGCGGGGGACATAGCCGTGTTCGGAGGCGGTATCATCCCCAAGGAGGACATAGCAAAGCTCAAACAGGCTGGAGTCAAGGAGATCTTCACCCCGGGCACGCCAGTGGAGGAGACCGTGGAGTGGGTAAGGCAGAATATTAGGCCCAGGGGCAACAGACAAAAGGACTGA
- a CDS encoding acetyl-CoA C-acetyltransferase yields the protein MQEVVIVSAVRTAIGAFQGSLSGLGATQLGGIVIKEAIARAGIEPQQVDEVIMGQVLPHGYGQNPARQAAIKAGLPWEVGCTTINKVCGSGLKAVMMATQAILCGDAQVVVAGGMESMSRAPYMLDRARAGYRMGHGTVQDAMIHDGLWDHVNDFHMGISNDLCSQKYGVSRQDQDLYAAESYRRALEAISQGRFKEQIVPVEVPRPKGPPLIFAIDECPRPTDYQTLAAMRPAFQKEGFATAGNSSIISDGAAAVVVMSRKKAVELGVQPLVKVGAQGAAGLDMKYVLVAPILSIPKVAAKEGISPKDVDLHEINEAFSGSTVAVLRQLGLDPERVNIYGGAVALGHPIGASGARILTTLIYAMRDRGAKTGMATLCLGGGEAVSLLVHAV from the coding sequence ATGCAAGAGGTGGTCATAGTTTCGGCCGTGAGAACCGCCATAGGGGCTTTCCAGGGCTCCTTGAGCGGGCTCGGGGCAACTCAACTGGGAGGGATCGTCATCAAGGAGGCCATTGCGAGGGCTGGAATCGAACCCCAGCAGGTGGACGAGGTGATAATGGGTCAGGTCCTGCCCCACGGATACGGACAGAACCCTGCCAGGCAGGCGGCCATCAAAGCAGGGCTTCCATGGGAGGTTGGGTGTACAACCATAAACAAGGTGTGTGGATCAGGGCTCAAAGCAGTGATGATGGCCACCCAGGCCATCCTCTGTGGAGACGCTCAGGTGGTGGTGGCAGGGGGCATGGAGAGCATGAGCCGTGCCCCTTACATGCTGGATAGGGCTCGGGCAGGGTACCGCATGGGACATGGTACGGTTCAAGACGCCATGATCCATGACGGCCTGTGGGACCATGTAAACGACTTCCACATGGGCATAAGCAATGACCTCTGCTCCCAAAAATACGGGGTGAGCCGGCAGGATCAGGATCTATACGCGGCCGAATCCTACAGGAGGGCCCTGGAGGCCATCTCTCAGGGCCGATTCAAAGAGCAGATAGTACCGGTGGAGGTGCCCAGACCCAAGGGTCCCCCCCTTATCTTCGCTATTGACGAGTGTCCCAGACCCACGGATTATCAGACCCTTGCAGCCATGAGGCCAGCTTTCCAGAAGGAGGGTTTCGCCACAGCAGGAAACTCTTCCATCATCAGCGATGGTGCAGCGGCCGTTGTGGTGATGTCCCGAAAAAAGGCCGTGGAACTGGGGGTCCAGCCCCTGGTCAAAGTGGGCGCCCAAGGTGCGGCAGGCCTGGACATGAAGTATGTGCTGGTGGCGCCCATACTGTCCATCCCCAAGGTGGCGGCCAAGGAGGGTATCTCACCCAAGGACGTGGACCTGCACGAGATAAACGAGGCATTTTCTGGCTCCACGGTGGCGGTCCTAAGGCAGCTGGGTCTGGACCCAGAGCGAGTGAACATCTACGGTGGAGCAGTTGCACTGGGACATCCCATAGGGGCAAGCGGTGCCCGAATCCTCACCACCCTCATTTACGCCATGAGAGACCGTGGGGCAAAAACCGGCATGGCTACACTGTGTCTGGGAGGAGGGGAGGCGGTTTCGCTCTTGGTGCATGCAGTTTGA
- the traT gene encoding complement resistance protein TraT, protein MKKGLVKTAMGLFLAVALVGCAATERVIDYSEMKTDVKMDRSIFLEPLNKHPKKVYVEVKHTTNRPDLVGGFQPVLVGMIQSKGYEIVSNPNQADYMIQNNIRYIGEYNDRIIQDGVVTGAAVGALSGLAIARSAAGVAGGALVGGALGLGADIATRTKTCIIAIDVRITERTLARPKVHDCGVAASATKIWLTTEAAAPTLVQLAAQQISGVF, encoded by the coding sequence ATGAAAAAAGGGCTAGTCAAAACCGCCATGGGATTGTTCTTGGCAGTGGCCCTCGTGGGCTGTGCTGCCACAGAGAGGGTGATCGACTATAGCGAGATGAAGACAGACGTGAAGATGGATCGCTCCATTTTTCTGGAGCCTCTGAACAAGCATCCCAAGAAGGTGTATGTGGAGGTCAAGCACACCACCAACCGTCCGGACCTGGTGGGAGGTTTCCAGCCGGTGCTTGTGGGCATGATCCAGAGCAAGGGCTATGAGATAGTCTCCAACCCCAATCAGGCCGACTACATGATCCAGAACAACATCAGGTACATAGGGGAATACAATGACAGGATCATCCAGGATGGAGTGGTCACTGGTGCTGCTGTAGGTGCTCTATCCGGTCTTGCCATTGCCCGAAGTGCAGCCGGGGTCGCAGGAGGAGCTTTGGTGGGTGGGGCCTTGGGCTTGGGGGCTGACATTGCCACCCGCACCAAGACCTGTATCATTGCCATAGACGTGAGAATCACCGAGCGGACCCTGGCCCGTCCCAAGGTACATGATTGCGGAGTGGCAGCCTCGGCCACCAAGATATGGCTGACCACAGAAGCGGCTGCCCCGACCCTGGTGCAGCTTGCAGCCCAACAGATCTCGGGGGTATTCTGA
- a CDS encoding 3-hydroxyacyl-CoA dehydrogenase NAD-binding domain-containing protein produces the protein MKQIRKVAVIGAGTLGTQICMTAAHAGYHVHCYDTQEGSLDRALNRVRPRAEASKRPPLVPLEKWDDCRKSIVCSCSMQEALEGADLVIEAVPEDLELKRSIWRELGRLAPPSAILATNSSSIPVSRLEQAGGRPERSLNLHFYQPLLGMHMVDVMGGSTTLPEVLQDGIEWVRSLGCIPLTVKKELLGFCFNRVWRAVKRETLHMWAGGFVDFRDVDRAWMIFTGMDMGPFGLMDAVGLDVVYDIEMVYYEDSQDPKDKPPEALLEMVRKGDLGVKTGKGFYTYPDPEFGREAFLKS, from the coding sequence ATGAAACAGATCAGAAAAGTGGCTGTGATAGGTGCAGGAACCCTGGGAACTCAGATCTGCATGACAGCCGCCCACGCAGGCTACCATGTCCACTGCTATGACACCCAGGAAGGCTCCCTGGACAGAGCCTTGAATAGGGTACGCCCAAGGGCAGAGGCCTCCAAGAGGCCGCCCCTGGTACCCCTGGAGAAGTGGGATGATTGCCGTAAGTCCATAGTCTGCTCCTGCAGCATGCAGGAGGCCTTGGAAGGGGCGGATCTGGTCATCGAAGCAGTCCCGGAAGATCTGGAGCTCAAGAGAAGCATCTGGAGGGAGCTGGGAAGGTTAGCTCCACCCAGTGCCATACTGGCCACCAACAGCTCCTCCATCCCTGTGTCCAGGTTGGAGCAAGCAGGTGGAAGGCCCGAGCGCTCCTTGAACCTTCACTTTTACCAACCTCTGTTGGGAATGCACATGGTGGACGTCATGGGAGGAAGCACAACCCTGCCCGAGGTTCTCCAGGATGGGATCGAGTGGGTGCGCTCCCTGGGCTGCATTCCCCTGACAGTGAAAAAGGAGCTTCTGGGGTTTTGCTTTAACCGGGTTTGGAGGGCAGTCAAGAGGGAGACGCTGCACATGTGGGCAGGGGGCTTTGTGGATTTCCGGGATGTGGACAGAGCATGGATGATCTTCACAGGCATGGACATGGGTCCTTTCGGACTCATGGACGCAGTGGGGCTGGATGTGGTTTATGATATCGAGATGGTCTACTATGAGGATTCCCAGGATCCCAAAGACAAGCCTCCTGAGGCTCTTCTGGAAATGGTGCGAAAGGGAGATCTGGGGGTAAAGACCGGCAAGGGATTTTACACCTATCCTGATCCAGAGTTCGGCCGTGAGGCATTCTTGAAGTCTTGA
- a CDS encoding methylmalonyl-CoA mutase family protein — MFSEKTLAQVQESKETWSRKVEDHRCAHGERRDRFTTISGQEIRALYTPLDIQQHDFAQHIGFPGQYPYTRGVQPNMYRGRLWTMRMFAGMGTAEETNQRFRYLLSQGQTGLSVAFDMPTLMGRDSDDPLSRGEVGKCGVAIDSLADMEVLLKQIPLDKVTTSMTINPPASILLAMYIAVAEKQGVRKDQIGGTIQNDMLKEFIAQKTFMLPLRPSMRIIVDTVEYCTREVPKWNTISISGYHIREAGATAVQELAFTLADGIGYVEACLERGLKVDEFAPRLSFFFDSHMDFFEEIAKFRAARRMWAKIMKERFGAKDPRSMMLRFHTQTAGCSLTAQQPYNNVVRTTLEALAAVLGGTQSLHTNSLDEVLALPSQEAATIALRTQQIIAEESGVANTIDPLAGSYFVEALTDEMEEKAWAYIRKIDELGGIVRAIELGYPQKEIAEAAYTYQRAVDSGDLVVVGVNKYVGEEELPVEILRIDEARERAQVERLNRIKRERDNSLVRKRLEELRMASQDGENLMPYILEAVKAYATLQEICDVWRQVFGEYRDPGYF; from the coding sequence ATGTTCAGTGAAAAGACCTTAGCGCAGGTTCAGGAGAGCAAGGAGACCTGGAGTAGGAAGGTGGAGGATCACCGTTGCGCCCATGGGGAGAGGAGGGATCGTTTCACCACCATATCTGGCCAGGAGATCAGGGCGCTTTACACTCCCTTGGACATCCAGCAGCATGATTTTGCCCAGCACATAGGCTTCCCGGGACAATATCCGTACACCCGAGGGGTGCAGCCCAACATGTACAGGGGACGGCTTTGGACCATGCGCATGTTTGCGGGAATGGGCACGGCCGAGGAGACCAACCAGAGGTTTCGCTACCTTCTCTCCCAGGGTCAGACCGGGCTGAGCGTGGCCTTCGACATGCCCACCCTCATGGGCAGGGACTCTGATGACCCCTTGAGCCGGGGAGAAGTGGGCAAGTGTGGAGTGGCCATAGATTCCCTGGCTGACATGGAGGTGCTCTTGAAGCAGATCCCCCTGGACAAGGTCACCACCTCCATGACCATAAACCCTCCGGCATCCATACTACTGGCCATGTATATCGCCGTGGCCGAGAAACAAGGTGTCAGAAAAGACCAGATAGGCGGAACCATCCAAAATGACATGCTCAAGGAGTTCATAGCCCAGAAGACCTTCATGCTGCCCCTTCGTCCTTCCATGCGCATAATCGTGGACACTGTGGAATATTGCACCCGGGAGGTGCCCAAGTGGAACACCATAAGCATCTCCGGGTACCACATCAGGGAGGCCGGGGCTACGGCCGTGCAAGAGCTGGCCTTTACCCTGGCAGATGGCATAGGCTACGTGGAGGCATGCCTGGAAAGAGGGCTTAAGGTGGACGAGTTCGCCCCAAGGCTCTCTTTCTTTTTCGACTCCCACATGGACTTCTTCGAGGAGATAGCCAAGTTCCGTGCGGCCCGCCGCATGTGGGCCAAGATCATGAAGGAGAGATTCGGAGCCAAGGATCCCCGCTCCATGATGCTTCGTTTTCATACCCAGACCGCAGGCTGTTCGCTCACCGCACAGCAGCCTTACAACAACGTTGTGCGAACTACCCTGGAGGCCCTGGCAGCGGTGCTGGGGGGAACCCAGTCCCTGCATACCAACTCCCTGGACGAGGTTCTGGCCTTGCCCAGCCAGGAGGCTGCAACCATAGCCTTGAGGACCCAGCAGATCATAGCCGAAGAATCAGGGGTGGCCAACACCATAGATCCCCTGGCAGGCTCCTACTTCGTAGAGGCCCTCACCGATGAGATGGAGGAGAAGGCCTGGGCCTACATTCGAAAGATAGACGAGCTGGGAGGCATCGTGCGGGCCATAGAACTGGGCTATCCCCAGAAAGAGATAGCCGAGGCTGCGTACACTTACCAGAGGGCAGTGGACTCTGGTGATCTGGTTGTGGTGGGAGTCAACAAGTACGTGGGCGAGGAAGAATTGCCGGTGGAGATCCTGAGGATAGACGAGGCCAGGGAGCGAGCCCAGGTGGAACGTCTAAACAGGATCAAGAGGGAGCGTGACAATTCACTGGTGCGAAAGCGGCTGGAGGAGCTGCGCATGGCCTCCCAGGACGGAGAGAACCTCATGCCCTACATCCTGGAGGCTGTAAAGGCCTATGCAACTCTGCAGGAGATCTGTGACGTGTGGAGGCAGGTATTCGGCGAGTATAGGGATCCTGGTTATTTCTGA
- the meaB gene encoding methylmalonyl Co-A mutase-associated GTPase MeaB, giving the protein MKEPVLAEAILRGEVRAAARLMRDIDDEIPSAREELKALFPHTGRAHIVGITGSPGTGKSTLVDHIIQSYRQRNQTVGVVAVDPTSPFTGGAILGDRVRMQRHSTDDGVFIRSLATRGHLGGLSRSTHDIVDVMDAMGKDVVLVETVGVGQDEVEIVRLAHTNVVVLIPGMGDEIQAIKAGILEVGDIFVVNKADRDGADKAVREIEIMIEMNTYGPQEWRPVVIKTEAIHHRGVEELVEQIQRHREYLGDRLWQERQKKRTQAKFMEILRDLLYQEGLGRLEKNGLWESLLEELAQRKIDPYSAAEMAMAELLRPI; this is encoded by the coding sequence ATGAAAGAACCTGTTTTGGCAGAAGCCATCTTGAGGGGAGAGGTCCGGGCAGCGGCCCGGCTCATGCGCGACATAGACGATGAGATCCCATCGGCCAGGGAAGAGCTCAAGGCCTTATTTCCTCACACGGGCCGTGCGCACATAGTGGGGATAACAGGTTCGCCTGGCACCGGTAAATCCACCCTGGTAGACCACATCATCCAGTCCTACAGGCAGCGCAACCAGACCGTGGGGGTCGTGGCAGTGGATCCCACCAGCCCTTTCACAGGAGGGGCCATACTGGGAGACAGGGTAAGGATGCAGCGCCACAGCACAGACGACGGGGTATTCATCCGCAGCCTGGCCACCCGCGGCCACCTAGGGGGGCTCTCTCGCTCGACCCACGACATCGTGGATGTCATGGACGCCATGGGCAAGGATGTGGTGCTTGTGGAGACCGTTGGAGTGGGCCAAGACGAGGTGGAGATCGTTAGGCTGGCTCATACCAATGTGGTGGTGCTCATTCCAGGCATGGGCGACGAGATCCAGGCCATCAAGGCAGGTATACTGGAAGTGGGCGACATCTTCGTGGTGAACAAGGCCGACAGGGACGGGGCGGACAAGGCTGTGCGCGAGATAGAGATCATGATCGAGATGAACACCTACGGCCCGCAGGAGTGGAGGCCAGTGGTGATCAAGACCGAGGCCATTCACCACAGAGGTGTGGAGGAGCTCGTGGAGCAGATCCAGCGCCACAGGGAGTACCTGGGGGATCGCCTGTGGCAGGAGAGGCAAAAAAAGCGCACCCAGGCAAAGTTCATGGAAATACTTCGGGATTTGCTTTACCAGGAGGGGCTGGGCCGGCTGGAGAAAAACGGACTGTGGGAGTCTCTTTTGGAAGAGCTGGCCCAAAGAAAGATAGACCCTTACAGCGCGGCCGAGATGGCCATGGCCGAGCTGCTTCGACCTATTTGA